One Monomorium pharaonis isolate MP-MQ-018 unplaced genomic scaffold, ASM1337386v2 scaffold_722, whole genome shotgun sequence genomic region harbors:
- the LOC105839916 gene encoding zinc finger protein 436 isoform X1: MEEVIEIVKVEECDTLIENGATEVLFDGAISQEGIVVASRPATDNERDDLVISIITDYQCVTCHRIFQSKDMLQKHVEMCREEDDSNNIIGLDDMTNYDSEEEEDEEEEDDPESLNVDLSEDSDSKSQKNNNEKPVIKPVPETQCHCCAEDIKTAHSGGEYKCSHCDLSFKKKASLARHVVVIHWKCESCTCNECGSSFRDKKALNKHRYTTHEDRKIFKCEPCDTYFSRSYHLNRHIMQSGCHGNILNTFRCQVCKKDFTRKDNLREHLRTHAGTPQRQKKKCQYCPKEFFTNQQLLVHERMHTGERPVQCDLCPKTFLSPLALKKHRRVHTGEKPFECKYRYGWKKIACQRKFAARETLNRHQRTHTGEKPHVCQYCGKSFIQAAQLRAHVFHHTGENGFYCDVCGKAFNRKARLNIHKKFVHEGAIPFTCDVCEKGFTRREDLVKHRLLHTGIKPFKCDKCPKAFSAKSSLQAHLNTHRREPPQSCVECNRVFIRQDCLMRHIRARHRELLEDVMNEVEKKHLQTQLYNIASAAAAKTKAGKSRTLSSDELLNAIRDLLRILIDEETLQLFGWPETPTQDILEAVIRRCGHEPITAESNVILTERLRQNVKLLFTVVIDTVNDHEVKSLLTTKTVDDVILHVLEISNSD, translated from the exons ATGGAAGAGGTGATAG AGATCGTGAAGGTGGAGGAGTGTGATACACTTATTGAGAACGGAGCTACAGAAGTTTTGTTTg ATGGGGCTATCTCACAAGAGGGTATAGTTGTGGCCAGTAGACCAGCTACTGACAATGAGAGAg ACGATCTGGTTATTTCGATTATAACTGATTATCAATGTGTAACATGTCATCGTATATTCCAATCAAAGGAT aTGTTGCAGAAGCATGTAGAGATGTGCAGAGAGGAAGATGACTCAAATAATATCATAGGGCTTGATGATATGACAAATTACGAttcagaagaagaagaagacgaagaagaagaagatgaTCCTGAATCTTTAAATGTAGATCTCTCTGAAG ATTCGGATTCCAAAAgtcaaaagaataataatgaaaaaccTGTCATTAAGCCTGTACCTGAAACGCAGTGTCATTGCTGCGCGGAAGATATAAAGACGGCACACAGTGGTGGAGAGTACAAGTGTTCACATTGCGACCTcagttttaagaaaaaggCATCTTTGGCAAGACACGTTGTAGTCATACATTGGAAGTGCGAATCATGTACATGCAACGAATGCGGTTCTTCTTTCCGCGATAAGAAAGCTTTGAATAAGCATCGCTATACAACACATGAagatcgtaaaatttttaa ATGTGAACCTTGCGACACTTATTTCTCCCGGAGCTATCATTTAAATCGGCACATAATGCAATCTGGGTGTCACGGTAACATACTTAATACATTCAGATGTCAA GTTTGCAAGAAAGATTTTACGCGTAAGGACAATTTACGGGAACACTTGCGTACTCACGCGGGAACGCCCCAGAGACAAAAAAAGAAGTGCCAATATTGCCCGAAGGAATTTTTTACGAATCAACAATTGTTGGTACACGAACGCATGCATACGGGAGAGCGACCAGTCCAATGCGATTTATGCCCAAAGACATTTCTATCGCCGCTCGCGCTGAAAAAACATCGTCGTGTACACACCGGAGAGAAGCCGTTCGaatgtaaatat CGTTATGGATGGAAAAAAATTGCC tgtcaGAGAAAATTTGCCGCTCGCGAGACATTAAATCGTCATCAACGAACGCACACTGGCGAGAAACCACACGTATGCCAGTATTGTGGCAAATCGTTCATACAGGCAGCGCAATTAAGGGCACATGTATTCCATCACACCGGGGAGAATGGCTTCTATTGCGATGTATGCGGCAAGGCGTTTAATCGGAAGGCGCGTTTAAATATTCACAAAAAATTCGTACACGAGGGGGCAATCCCATTCACATGTGACGTCTGCGAGAAGGGTTTTACACGAAGGGAGGACTTGGTGAAACACAGATTGTTACACACTGGCATCAAAC CGTTTAAATGCGACAAGTGCCCGAAAGCCTTCTCGGCGAAATCATCGTTGCAGGCTCACCTTAACACTCATAGACGCGAACCGCCACAATCATGCGTCGAATGCAATAGAGTCTTTATCCGGCAAGACTGCCTGATGCGGCACATTCGGGCGAGGCATCGGGAATTGTTGGAGGACGTGATGAACGAGGTCGAGAAAAAGCATTTGCAAACGCAGTTGTACAACATCGCATCGGCTGCTGCCGCCAAGACGAAAGCAGGCAAATCCAGAACACTCTCCTCCGATGAGTTGCTGAATGCCATCAGAGATCTCTTGAGGATACTTATTGACGAGGAAACGTTGCAG CTGTTTGGTTGGCCGGAAACTCCAACACAAGACATCCTCGAAGCCGTGATCAGAAGATGCGGACACGAGCCGATAACAGCGGAAAGCAACGTGATACTTACCGAGAGGCTACGACAAAACGTAAAACTTCTATTCACCGTTGTCATCGACACGGTGAACGATCATGAAGTCAAGTCTCTCTTGACGACGAAAACAGTGGACGACGTCATTCTTCatgttttagaaatatctaaTTCAGATTAG
- the LOC105839916 gene encoding zinc finger protein 436 isoform X2 — protein sequence MEEVIEIVKVEECDTLIENGATEVLFDGAISQEGIVVASRPATDNERDDLVISIITDYQCVTCHRIFQSKDMLQKHVEMCREEDDSNNIIGLDDMTNYDSEEEEDEEEEDDPESLNVDLSEDSDSKSQKNNNEKPVIKPVPETQCHCCAEDIKTAHSGGEYKCSHCDLSFKKKASLARHVVVIHWKCESCTCNECGSSFRDKKALNKHRYTTHEDRKIFKCEPCDTYFSRSYHLNRHIMQSGCHGNILNTFRCQVCKKDFTRKDNLREHLRTHAGTPQRQKKKCQYCPKEFFTNQQLLVHERMHTGERPVQCDLCPKTFLSPLALKKHRRVHTGEKPFECKYCQRKFAARETLNRHQRTHTGEKPHVCQYCGKSFIQAAQLRAHVFHHTGENGFYCDVCGKAFNRKARLNIHKKFVHEGAIPFTCDVCEKGFTRREDLVKHRLLHTGIKPFKCDKCPKAFSAKSSLQAHLNTHRREPPQSCVECNRVFIRQDCLMRHIRARHRELLEDVMNEVEKKHLQTQLYNIASAAAAKTKAGKSRTLSSDELLNAIRDLLRILIDEETLQLFGWPETPTQDILEAVIRRCGHEPITAESNVILTERLRQNVKLLFTVVIDTVNDHEVKSLLTTKTVDDVILHVLEISNSD from the exons ATGGAAGAGGTGATAG AGATCGTGAAGGTGGAGGAGTGTGATACACTTATTGAGAACGGAGCTACAGAAGTTTTGTTTg ATGGGGCTATCTCACAAGAGGGTATAGTTGTGGCCAGTAGACCAGCTACTGACAATGAGAGAg ACGATCTGGTTATTTCGATTATAACTGATTATCAATGTGTAACATGTCATCGTATATTCCAATCAAAGGAT aTGTTGCAGAAGCATGTAGAGATGTGCAGAGAGGAAGATGACTCAAATAATATCATAGGGCTTGATGATATGACAAATTACGAttcagaagaagaagaagacgaagaagaagaagatgaTCCTGAATCTTTAAATGTAGATCTCTCTGAAG ATTCGGATTCCAAAAgtcaaaagaataataatgaaaaaccTGTCATTAAGCCTGTACCTGAAACGCAGTGTCATTGCTGCGCGGAAGATATAAAGACGGCACACAGTGGTGGAGAGTACAAGTGTTCACATTGCGACCTcagttttaagaaaaaggCATCTTTGGCAAGACACGTTGTAGTCATACATTGGAAGTGCGAATCATGTACATGCAACGAATGCGGTTCTTCTTTCCGCGATAAGAAAGCTTTGAATAAGCATCGCTATACAACACATGAagatcgtaaaatttttaa ATGTGAACCTTGCGACACTTATTTCTCCCGGAGCTATCATTTAAATCGGCACATAATGCAATCTGGGTGTCACGGTAACATACTTAATACATTCAGATGTCAA GTTTGCAAGAAAGATTTTACGCGTAAGGACAATTTACGGGAACACTTGCGTACTCACGCGGGAACGCCCCAGAGACAAAAAAAGAAGTGCCAATATTGCCCGAAGGAATTTTTTACGAATCAACAATTGTTGGTACACGAACGCATGCATACGGGAGAGCGACCAGTCCAATGCGATTTATGCCCAAAGACATTTCTATCGCCGCTCGCGCTGAAAAAACATCGTCGTGTACACACCGGAGAGAAGCCGTTCGaatgtaaatat tgtcaGAGAAAATTTGCCGCTCGCGAGACATTAAATCGTCATCAACGAACGCACACTGGCGAGAAACCACACGTATGCCAGTATTGTGGCAAATCGTTCATACAGGCAGCGCAATTAAGGGCACATGTATTCCATCACACCGGGGAGAATGGCTTCTATTGCGATGTATGCGGCAAGGCGTTTAATCGGAAGGCGCGTTTAAATATTCACAAAAAATTCGTACACGAGGGGGCAATCCCATTCACATGTGACGTCTGCGAGAAGGGTTTTACACGAAGGGAGGACTTGGTGAAACACAGATTGTTACACACTGGCATCAAAC CGTTTAAATGCGACAAGTGCCCGAAAGCCTTCTCGGCGAAATCATCGTTGCAGGCTCACCTTAACACTCATAGACGCGAACCGCCACAATCATGCGTCGAATGCAATAGAGTCTTTATCCGGCAAGACTGCCTGATGCGGCACATTCGGGCGAGGCATCGGGAATTGTTGGAGGACGTGATGAACGAGGTCGAGAAAAAGCATTTGCAAACGCAGTTGTACAACATCGCATCGGCTGCTGCCGCCAAGACGAAAGCAGGCAAATCCAGAACACTCTCCTCCGATGAGTTGCTGAATGCCATCAGAGATCTCTTGAGGATACTTATTGACGAGGAAACGTTGCAG CTGTTTGGTTGGCCGGAAACTCCAACACAAGACATCCTCGAAGCCGTGATCAGAAGATGCGGACACGAGCCGATAACAGCGGAAAGCAACGTGATACTTACCGAGAGGCTACGACAAAACGTAAAACTTCTATTCACCGTTGTCATCGACACGGTGAACGATCATGAAGTCAAGTCTCTCTTGACGACGAAAACAGTGGACGACGTCATTCTTCatgttttagaaatatctaaTTCAGATTAG
- the LOC105839916 gene encoding zinc finger protein 436 isoform X3: MREMLQKHVEMCREEDDSNNIIGLDDMTNYDSEEEEDEEEEDDPESLNVDLSEDSDSKSQKNNNEKPVIKPVPETQCHCCAEDIKTAHSGGEYKCSHCDLSFKKKASLARHVVVIHWKCESCTCNECGSSFRDKKALNKHRYTTHEDRKIFKCEPCDTYFSRSYHLNRHIMQSGCHGNILNTFRCQVCKKDFTRKDNLREHLRTHAGTPQRQKKKCQYCPKEFFTNQQLLVHERMHTGERPVQCDLCPKTFLSPLALKKHRRVHTGEKPFECKYRYGWKKIACQRKFAARETLNRHQRTHTGEKPHVCQYCGKSFIQAAQLRAHVFHHTGENGFYCDVCGKAFNRKARLNIHKKFVHEGAIPFTCDVCEKGFTRREDLVKHRLLHTGIKPFKCDKCPKAFSAKSSLQAHLNTHRREPPQSCVECNRVFIRQDCLMRHIRARHRELLEDVMNEVEKKHLQTQLYNIASAAAAKTKAGKSRTLSSDELLNAIRDLLRILIDEETLQLFGWPETPTQDILEAVIRRCGHEPITAESNVILTERLRQNVKLLFTVVIDTVNDHEVKSLLTTKTVDDVILHVLEISNSD, translated from the exons ATGAGAGAg aTGTTGCAGAAGCATGTAGAGATGTGCAGAGAGGAAGATGACTCAAATAATATCATAGGGCTTGATGATATGACAAATTACGAttcagaagaagaagaagacgaagaagaagaagatgaTCCTGAATCTTTAAATGTAGATCTCTCTGAAG ATTCGGATTCCAAAAgtcaaaagaataataatgaaaaaccTGTCATTAAGCCTGTACCTGAAACGCAGTGTCATTGCTGCGCGGAAGATATAAAGACGGCACACAGTGGTGGAGAGTACAAGTGTTCACATTGCGACCTcagttttaagaaaaaggCATCTTTGGCAAGACACGTTGTAGTCATACATTGGAAGTGCGAATCATGTACATGCAACGAATGCGGTTCTTCTTTCCGCGATAAGAAAGCTTTGAATAAGCATCGCTATACAACACATGAagatcgtaaaatttttaa ATGTGAACCTTGCGACACTTATTTCTCCCGGAGCTATCATTTAAATCGGCACATAATGCAATCTGGGTGTCACGGTAACATACTTAATACATTCAGATGTCAA GTTTGCAAGAAAGATTTTACGCGTAAGGACAATTTACGGGAACACTTGCGTACTCACGCGGGAACGCCCCAGAGACAAAAAAAGAAGTGCCAATATTGCCCGAAGGAATTTTTTACGAATCAACAATTGTTGGTACACGAACGCATGCATACGGGAGAGCGACCAGTCCAATGCGATTTATGCCCAAAGACATTTCTATCGCCGCTCGCGCTGAAAAAACATCGTCGTGTACACACCGGAGAGAAGCCGTTCGaatgtaaatat CGTTATGGATGGAAAAAAATTGCC tgtcaGAGAAAATTTGCCGCTCGCGAGACATTAAATCGTCATCAACGAACGCACACTGGCGAGAAACCACACGTATGCCAGTATTGTGGCAAATCGTTCATACAGGCAGCGCAATTAAGGGCACATGTATTCCATCACACCGGGGAGAATGGCTTCTATTGCGATGTATGCGGCAAGGCGTTTAATCGGAAGGCGCGTTTAAATATTCACAAAAAATTCGTACACGAGGGGGCAATCCCATTCACATGTGACGTCTGCGAGAAGGGTTTTACACGAAGGGAGGACTTGGTGAAACACAGATTGTTACACACTGGCATCAAAC CGTTTAAATGCGACAAGTGCCCGAAAGCCTTCTCGGCGAAATCATCGTTGCAGGCTCACCTTAACACTCATAGACGCGAACCGCCACAATCATGCGTCGAATGCAATAGAGTCTTTATCCGGCAAGACTGCCTGATGCGGCACATTCGGGCGAGGCATCGGGAATTGTTGGAGGACGTGATGAACGAGGTCGAGAAAAAGCATTTGCAAACGCAGTTGTACAACATCGCATCGGCTGCTGCCGCCAAGACGAAAGCAGGCAAATCCAGAACACTCTCCTCCGATGAGTTGCTGAATGCCATCAGAGATCTCTTGAGGATACTTATTGACGAGGAAACGTTGCAG CTGTTTGGTTGGCCGGAAACTCCAACACAAGACATCCTCGAAGCCGTGATCAGAAGATGCGGACACGAGCCGATAACAGCGGAAAGCAACGTGATACTTACCGAGAGGCTACGACAAAACGTAAAACTTCTATTCACCGTTGTCATCGACACGGTGAACGATCATGAAGTCAAGTCTCTCTTGACGACGAAAACAGTGGACGACGTCATTCTTCatgttttagaaatatctaaTTCAGATTAG
- the LOC105839917 gene encoding ataxin-7-like protein 3, with product MSVTEEKIQELNQDFLEYMNKPENVDRATKDIYEELLDEVLMGFVFDVHRTIKTGSCDVEEGISDDKCYAIVDSPGLDVFGQHPMKKSQECSCPNCERGVAACRFATHLAKCMGMGRNSSRIASLRIANNSKDLNTYGGVLSDDDDDVDWSLTNDSGNKRKRSRKDRNGMSKRSGKQQQKQQGNAGPSGSSGSQRNGESAIVGGEHSSNESSPLNYENMSLMDKRALLTQICGVVSEHTKKLCTRSIRCPQHTDEQRREVRANLESNGQDNLHVDVDTYEENDGQNLRDTLTRWDREGSSHSSPADSASTTSTSSISRKRETKSKGKGKASSKRDRGSPISQGD from the exons ATGTCCGTGACTGAGGAGAAGATCCAGGAGTTGAATCAAGATTTCCTTGAGTACATGAACAAACCAGAGAATGTTGATAGAGCCACAAAGGACATTTATGAAGAGTTGTTAGATGAGGTCCTAATGGGTTTTGTCTTTGATGTACACCGTACAATTAAGACTGGTAGTTGTGATGTCGAGGAAGGCATATCTGACGACAAGTGCTACGCCATTGTCG ATTCGCCCGGTCTGGACGTGTTTGGCCAGCATCCCATGAAGAAATCTCAGGAGTGCAGTTGCCCGAACTGTGAACGTGGGGTCGCAGCTTGCAGATTTGCTACTCATCTGGCAAAGTGCATGGGCATGGGTAGAAACAGCTCGCGTATCGCGTCGTTACGCATCGCGAACAACTCCAAGGACCTCAACACCTACGGCGGCGTATTAagcgatgacgatgacgacgtcGACTGGAGTCTAACTAACGACAGTGGCAACAAGCGTAAGCGTTCACGCAAGGATCGTAACGGCATGAGCAAGCGTTCGGGCAAGCAACAACAGAAGCAACAGGGCAATGCTGGTCCCAGTGGTAGCAGCGGTTCGCAGAGGAACGGCGAGTCCGCCATCGTCGGCGGCGAGCACAGCAGCAACGAAAGTTCACCGTTAAATTACGAAAACATGTCGCTGATGGACAAGCGAGCGTTGCTCACGCAGATCTGCGGCGTTGTATCCGAACATACGAAGAAGCTGTGCACCAGATCGATACGCTGTCCTCAGCATACCGACGAACAGCGCAGGGAGGTACGTGCCAATTTGGAGTCCAACGGCCAGGACAATTTGCACGTCGATGTGGACACGTACGAGGAGAACGACGGCCAGAATCTACGGGACACATTGACGAGATGGGACCGGGAAGGCTCGAGTCATTCCAGTCCGGCCGATTCCGCCTCTACCACATCGACCTCGTCGATCAGCCGAAAACGAGAGACCAAATCCAAGGGCAAGGGAAAAGCCTCGTCGAAACGCG